One window of the Macaca thibetana thibetana isolate TM-01 chromosome 1, ASM2454274v1, whole genome shotgun sequence genome contains the following:
- the BLACAT1 gene encoding bladder cancer associated transcript 1 has protein sequence MPQFTFACFCGLHGFCKMKRKKEEVHRERETAV, from the coding sequence ATGCCCCAGTTCACTTTCGCCTGCTTCTGTGGTCTCCATGGCTTCTGcaaaatgaagaggaagaaggaggaagttCACAGAGAGCGGGAGACGGCGGTATGA